The Legionella sp. PATHC032 genome has a window encoding:
- the wrbA gene encoding NAD(P)H:quinone oxidoreductase, with amino-acid sequence MSNPYVLVLYYSRTGATAQLAQYIARGVESVSGIEARLRTVPPVSTTCEAVDKPVPDTGAIYVSLDDLRHCHGLALGSPTRFGNMAAPMKYFWDGTTSLWLGGDLVNKPACVFSSSASMHGGQETTLISMMIPLLHHGMILLGVPYTEPVLTNTQSGGTPYGVTHVAGADSDNPLSQDEITLAKAMGERLGRIAMGLKV; translated from the coding sequence ATGTCTAATCCTTATGTCTTGGTTTTATACTATTCCCGCACTGGTGCAACAGCACAATTAGCACAATATATTGCACGTGGAGTGGAAAGTGTGTCTGGGATTGAAGCCAGGTTACGTACTGTTCCTCCTGTTTCTACCACCTGCGAAGCAGTGGATAAACCTGTCCCTGATACTGGAGCAATTTATGTTTCTTTGGATGATTTGCGTCATTGTCATGGTTTGGCTTTAGGCAGCCCGACTCGCTTTGGTAATATGGCTGCTCCAATGAAATATTTTTGGGATGGAACGACTTCTTTATGGCTGGGAGGAGATTTGGTAAACAAACCAGCTTGTGTGTTTTCTTCTTCAGCAAGTATGCACGGTGGACAGGAGACGACTTTGATTTCCATGATGATTCCTTTGTTGCATCATGGCATGATTTTATTGGGTGTTCCCTATACTGAACCAGTCCTAACCAATACGCAGTCTGGCGGCACACCTTATGGAGTAACCCATGTGGCTGGTGCTGATAGCGATAATCCATTAAGCCAGGATGAGATCACATTGGCTAAAGCAATGGGGGAAAGACTAGGACGTATAGCAATGGGACTGAAGGTTTGA
- a CDS encoding malic enzyme-like NAD(P)-binding protein, producing the protein MDNEVIKQRALDYHEFPVPGKLSVHLTKSTNSQDDLSLAYTPGVAAPVLAIAEAPENAYRFTSKGNLVAVMTNGTAVLGLGNLGPLASKPVMEGKAVLFKRFADLDVFDIEIDAEDPQSFIATAKRIAPTFGGINLEDIKAPECFEIEQALIEQLNIPVFHDDQHGTAIVVAAGLLNALELQNKKLSDIKIVCMGAGAAGIASMRLLVALGASKSNMLLLDTKGVIHSGREDLNPYKFAFARNTSCRTLEDALVDADVFIGVARPDLLNAHLLSLMAPNPVIFALSNPDPEIKPELAHSVRKDLVMATGRSDYPNQVNNVLCFPYIFRGALDVRATCINQAMQIAAVEAIRQLVHEPVPQVVKDNYPGVVNWDFGPDYIIPKPIDPRLKERVPAAVAKAAIASGASQFNNL; encoded by the coding sequence TTGGATAATGAAGTAATAAAGCAGCGGGCATTGGATTATCATGAGTTCCCTGTTCCTGGGAAACTCTCTGTTCATCTTACAAAATCGACTAATTCTCAAGATGATTTGTCTTTGGCCTACACGCCGGGTGTCGCTGCTCCAGTTTTAGCTATAGCGGAAGCGCCCGAAAACGCTTATCGTTTTACCAGTAAAGGCAATCTGGTTGCGGTGATGACCAATGGCACTGCAGTGCTAGGTTTAGGGAATCTTGGACCTTTAGCGAGTAAGCCTGTAATGGAAGGCAAAGCGGTATTATTTAAACGATTTGCCGATCTTGATGTCTTTGATATAGAAATCGATGCAGAGGATCCACAGTCTTTTATTGCTACTGCAAAACGGATTGCCCCGACTTTTGGCGGCATAAATCTGGAAGACATCAAAGCCCCAGAGTGTTTTGAAATAGAACAAGCTTTGATTGAGCAGTTAAATATTCCTGTATTCCATGATGATCAGCATGGTACTGCCATTGTAGTTGCAGCTGGCTTGTTAAACGCTTTGGAACTACAGAACAAGAAATTAAGCGACATTAAAATTGTCTGCATGGGTGCTGGAGCTGCTGGCATTGCTTCTATGCGACTTCTTGTGGCATTAGGAGCTTCCAAAAGCAATATGCTTCTTCTGGACACCAAGGGAGTTATTCATTCAGGCAGAGAGGATTTAAATCCCTATAAGTTTGCTTTTGCCAGAAATACTTCCTGTCGAACACTGGAAGATGCTTTGGTCGATGCTGATGTGTTTATTGGCGTTGCAAGGCCAGATTTGCTGAATGCCCATTTATTAAGTTTGATGGCGCCCAATCCGGTGATTTTTGCTTTATCTAACCCTGATCCTGAAATCAAACCCGAATTGGCTCATAGTGTGCGTAAAGATCTGGTGATGGCAACAGGCCGAAGTGATTATCCTAATCAAGTTAATAATGTATTATGCTTTCCTTATATTTTTCGTGGTGCGTTAGATGTACGTGCCACTTGCATTAACCAGGCCATGCAAATTGCAGCTGTTGAAGCCATTCGTCAATTGGTGCATGAGCCTGTTCCTCAGGTAGTGAAGGACAATTACCCAGGAGTTGTGAATTGGGATTTTGGACCTGACTATATTATTCCAAAGCCTATCGATCCTCGTCTTAAGGAGAGGGTTCCTGCTGCTGTAGCGAAAGCTGCAATAGCGAGTGGCGCAAGTCAATTTAATAATTTATAA
- the xth gene encoding exodeoxyribonuclease III, translating to MFKLASWNVNSLKVRLEQVLEWLESTQVDVLAMQETKLTDENFPAASFTDKGYQVIFSGQKTYNGVAIVSRHPMTDIQTDIPELEDPQRRILAATVKGIRLINLYVPNGGELISDKYQYKLDWLNKVTHFIQHQLSIYSKVAVVGDFNIAPEDRDVHDPVEWEGCVLVSPAERQAFMKILELGLHDSFRNFSQEEKAFSWWDYRAAAFRRNRGLRIDHVLLSHELNALCRQSKIDKEPRKVERPSDHAPVWVELEL from the coding sequence GTGTTTAAACTCGCTAGCTGGAATGTTAATTCATTAAAAGTCCGTCTGGAACAGGTGTTGGAATGGCTCGAGTCAACACAAGTTGATGTGCTTGCCATGCAAGAGACTAAGTTGACTGATGAGAATTTTCCTGCGGCTTCATTTACAGACAAAGGCTATCAAGTCATTTTTTCAGGCCAGAAAACATATAATGGAGTGGCTATTGTTAGTCGACATCCTATGACTGATATTCAAACCGATATTCCAGAATTGGAAGATCCTCAGCGGCGTATCCTGGCTGCTACGGTAAAAGGTATAAGATTGATTAACCTTTATGTACCTAATGGAGGAGAGCTGATCTCAGACAAGTACCAATATAAACTGGATTGGTTAAACAAAGTTACTCATTTCATTCAACATCAGTTAAGTATTTATTCCAAAGTAGCAGTTGTAGGTGATTTTAATATTGCACCTGAAGACAGGGATGTCCATGATCCAGTTGAGTGGGAGGGTTGTGTTTTGGTCAGTCCTGCTGAAAGGCAAGCATTCATGAAGATACTTGAACTGGGTTTACATGACAGTTTCCGTAATTTTTCTCAGGAAGAAAAAGCGTTTAGCTGGTGGGATTATAGAGCCGCAGCATTCCGACGTAATCGCGGTTTGCGCATTGATCATGTGCTATTGAGCCATGAGTTAAACGCCTTATGCCGACAATCCAAAATTGATAAAGAGCCAAGAAAAGTAGAGAGGCCATCTGATCATGCACCGGTTTGGGTTGAGTTAGAGTTATAA
- the rpmE gene encoding 50S ribosomal protein L31 produces MKASVHPDYQTVKVTCSCGEVFETRSTLCKDLNIEVCSMCHPFYTGKQKLVDTGGRVQKFRDRYNMRTGQAKSKE; encoded by the coding sequence ATGAAAGCATCAGTTCATCCTGATTATCAAACAGTTAAAGTAACATGCAGCTGTGGTGAAGTATTTGAAACTCGTTCTACTTTGTGTAAAGATTTGAACATAGAAGTGTGTTCAATGTGCCATCCTTTTTATACAGGCAAACAAAAGTTGGTTGATACTGGTGGTCGTGTTCAGAAATTCCGTGACAGGTATAATATGCGTACTGGACAAGCCAAATCAAAAGAATAA
- a CDS encoding exodeoxyribonuclease III, which produces MKVISFNANGIRSSARNGFYDWFAGQDADFVCIQETKSQVEQLIPEELYFPRDYFCDYFDAEKKGYSGVAIYSKYKPVRIVKGLGFDYCDKEGRYIQFDYPKLSVISLYLPSGTSGEDRQEVKYAFLGQFARHLMSLKNEGRELIICGDYNIAHKKIDLKNWRGNQKNSGFLPEERAWMDELFGAMGFVDAFRVHNQEEEQYTWWSYRARAWEKNVGWRIDYQVITPGLTECVADSRIFREARFSDHAPLMIEYKGDWCV; this is translated from the coding sequence ATGAAAGTAATTAGTTTTAACGCCAATGGTATACGCTCTTCTGCCCGTAATGGATTTTATGATTGGTTTGCAGGGCAGGATGCCGATTTTGTTTGTATTCAGGAAACGAAATCACAAGTCGAGCAATTAATTCCGGAAGAACTCTATTTTCCAAGGGATTATTTTTGTGATTATTTTGATGCTGAAAAGAAAGGCTACAGTGGGGTAGCCATTTATTCAAAATACAAACCCGTGCGTATTGTGAAAGGGCTGGGGTTTGATTATTGTGATAAAGAGGGGCGTTATATCCAATTTGATTACCCTAAATTAAGTGTGATTTCTCTTTATTTGCCTTCTGGAACAAGTGGGGAGGATCGGCAGGAAGTGAAATATGCGTTTCTGGGGCAATTTGCCAGACACTTGATGAGTTTAAAAAATGAGGGGAGAGAGTTAATCATTTGTGGTGATTACAATATTGCTCATAAAAAGATAGATTTAAAAAATTGGCGAGGAAATCAGAAAAACTCGGGATTTTTACCCGAAGAGCGTGCCTGGATGGATGAATTGTTTGGTGCTATGGGGTTTGTAGATGCTTTTAGGGTACATAATCAGGAAGAAGAACAATACACCTGGTGGTCTTATCGGGCTAGAGCCTGGGAAAAAAATGTGGGGTGGCGGATTGATTATCAGGTGATTACGCCTGGCCTGACTGAATGTGTAGCAGACAGCCGAATTTTTCGTGAAGCGCGTTTTTCAGATCATGCCCCCTTAATGATTGAATACAAGGGAGACTGGTGTGTTTAA
- a CDS encoding endonuclease domain-containing protein, whose protein sequence is MVPTDAKLLKQARSLRKRSTDVEKCLWYYLRAHRLKGYKFKRQVPIGNYIVDFVCIQRKLIVELDGGQHLLNKEYDKDRTTYFSSLGYKVLRFWNDDVLLRTGDVLESIVGCLEES, encoded by the coding sequence GTGGTTCCAACTGATGCTAAATTATTGAAACAAGCAAGATCTCTTCGGAAAAGGAGCACTGATGTTGAAAAATGTTTATGGTACTATCTAAGAGCGCATCGATTAAAAGGATATAAATTTAAAAGACAAGTTCCTATCGGAAATTATATTGTCGATTTTGTTTGTATTCAGAGAAAACTCATTGTTGAATTGGATGGTGGGCAACATCTTCTAAATAAAGAGTATGATAAAGACAGGACTACCTATTTTAGTTCATTGGGTTATAAGGTTTTGCGGTTTTGGAATGATGATGTCTTATTGAGAACAGGGGATGTACTTGAGAGTATTGTCGGATGTTTAGAAGAATCATAA
- a CDS encoding MFS transporter, producing MHTENRTNYAMIGWLLCGLGAIFYSYEYLLRIAPSVMENALRTHFNLSASGFGFLSSIYYLAYVPMQLPVGVLLDRYGPKRLLTMACLVCVIGTYMFTGTTIFWVAATGRFLVGFGSAFAFVGVLKIATLWLPENRLAMISGMTSALGPIGAMLGDNFLELFIVKMGWVKTLNMTAAFGIVLTLVLWVGIKDRKGHHRQSGTVPTLKKGLVDLGIIITSRQIWVNGMYGCLVYLPTTVFAELWGIPYLHHAHGLTTQAAGLANSILFLGFIIGAPIMGYISDRLYRRKFPMLIGASGAAIVMMMILYLPGLNESNIQALMFLLGLLYSAQAIVFAVGRELSPGEAAGTAMAVTNMIVMLGAMFLQPLVGHLLDFSLSTHLSDATGIAVDNMSKLYTVDDYQFALSIIPLGILIAAILTFFLKETHAKAPK from the coding sequence TTGCATACTGAAAACCGAACTAACTATGCAATGATAGGATGGCTACTTTGTGGGCTAGGGGCAATATTTTATAGTTATGAGTATTTGTTACGCATTGCACCAAGTGTAATGGAAAATGCGTTAAGGACTCATTTTAATTTATCGGCGTCTGGTTTTGGCTTCCTTTCTTCAATTTATTATCTAGCTTATGTTCCTATGCAATTGCCAGTTGGGGTTTTATTGGACAGATATGGGCCGAAAAGACTGTTAACAATGGCTTGTTTGGTATGCGTTATTGGAACGTATATGTTTACTGGGACAACTATTTTTTGGGTAGCCGCAACCGGTCGCTTTTTAGTTGGATTTGGCTCCGCTTTCGCCTTTGTCGGTGTGTTAAAGATCGCAACTCTTTGGTTACCTGAAAATCGATTGGCCATGATATCTGGCATGACGTCCGCATTAGGACCCATCGGTGCTATGCTGGGCGATAACTTTCTGGAATTGTTCATCGTTAAAATGGGTTGGGTTAAGACACTTAACATGACAGCAGCTTTTGGTATTGTATTGACTTTAGTCTTGTGGGTAGGGATCAAAGATAGGAAAGGGCACCATAGGCAAAGTGGAACAGTACCTACTCTTAAGAAAGGGTTAGTTGATCTGGGTATTATTATTACCAGCCGACAGATATGGGTTAACGGAATGTATGGTTGTTTAGTCTATCTGCCTACTACGGTTTTTGCAGAATTGTGGGGTATTCCCTATTTACACCATGCCCATGGTTTAACAACCCAAGCAGCAGGATTAGCTAACTCTATACTATTTTTGGGATTCATTATTGGTGCTCCAATAATGGGATATATTTCAGATCGCTTGTATCGACGTAAATTCCCAATGTTAATTGGTGCTAGTGGTGCTGCAATTGTCATGATGATGATTTTATATTTGCCCGGGTTAAATGAATCCAATATTCAGGCGTTAATGTTTTTATTAGGATTGCTTTATAGTGCTCAAGCCATCGTTTTTGCTGTAGGTAGAGAGTTGAGTCCTGGTGAGGCAGCTGGAACAGCAATGGCGGTGACTAACATGATAGTCATGCTTGGCGCAATGTTTTTGCAACCGTTGGTAGGACATTTATTAGACTTCAGCTTATCAACTCATTTAAGTGATGCTACTGGTATTGCAGTGGATAACATGAGTAAACTATATACTGTAGATGATTATCAGTTTGCCTTATCCATAATTCCATTGGGTATACTGATAGCAGCCATTTTAACTTTCTTTCTAAAAGAAACTCATGCAAAAGCACCTAAATAA